One part of the Synergistaceae bacterium genome encodes these proteins:
- a CDS encoding divalent metal cation transporter produces MAEKKDQGSAASVLIGAAFLMATSAIGPGFLTQTAVFTDRLKAAFAFAILASIVIDIVVQMNIWRILGVSGKRAQDVANKVCPGLGYFLALLVATGGLVFNIGNVGGAAMGLNVMLGVPLVPGAICSAVVAIALFINKEMGKAMDMFTKVLGMIMIAMVIFMVFKTQPPVALALKESVLPSTIDWMTILTLVGGTVGGYITFAGAHRIIDAGIVGTENLPKISRGSVTAVGITGVMRYLLFLAILGVVATGAVLDPKNPPASAFLIGAGQIGYRIFGVILWCAAVTSVVGASYTSISFLRTLSKTIEKNARYWIMGFICVSTAIFATMGNPVTLLIFAGSLNGLILPVSLGTMLLAAHNKDIIGTTYKHPVVLTVLGWIMVVLTAWMGFKSFAGILKLFA; encoded by the coding sequence ATGGCGGAGAAAAAAGATCAGGGGTCGGCGGCAAGCGTTCTTATAGGGGCGGCATTTTTGATGGCAACATCGGCGATCGGGCCGGGATTTCTGACACAGACAGCGGTATTTACCGACAGGCTGAAGGCGGCTTTTGCGTTTGCGATACTTGCTTCTATCGTAATCGATATCGTCGTTCAGATGAATATATGGCGCATACTGGGTGTTTCAGGGAAACGCGCGCAGGATGTTGCCAACAAGGTCTGCCCGGGGCTTGGATATTTTCTGGCTCTTCTTGTGGCTACCGGAGGCCTTGTCTTTAACATCGGCAACGTCGGAGGTGCGGCGATGGGGCTCAACGTCATGCTCGGCGTGCCGCTTGTGCCCGGTGCGATATGCAGCGCTGTAGTTGCGATAGCGCTGTTCATCAATAAGGAGATGGGCAAGGCGATGGACATGTTTACAAAGGTCCTCGGCATGATAATGATCGCAATGGTCATCTTCATGGTCTTTAAGACACAGCCGCCCGTCGCGTTGGCTCTTAAGGAATCCGTCCTCCCGTCGACTATAGACTGGATGACGATCCTTACGCTCGTGGGCGGAACGGTCGGGGGATATATAACCTTTGCCGGCGCTCACCGTATAATCGACGCGGGGATAGTCGGGACGGAGAATCTTCCGAAGATTTCAAGGGGCTCCGTAACAGCCGTAGGGATCACAGGCGTAATGAGATATCTGCTTTTCCTTGCGATACTTGGTGTTGTGGCGACAGGCGCCGTCCTTGATCCCAAAAACCCGCCGGCATCCGCGTTCCTTATCGGGGCAGGACAGATCGGTTACCGCATTTTCGGCGTGATCCTCTGGTGCGCCGCGGTAACATCGGTCGTCGGTGCGTCATACACGTCGATTTCATTCCTCAGGACCCTTTCCAAAACTATAGAGAAGAACGCGCGCTACTGGATCATGGGTTTTATCTGCGTTTCCACGGCAATATTCGCGACAATGGGCAACCCTGTCACACTTCTGATATTTGCCGGCTCGCTGAACGGGCTGATCCTTCCGGTGTCGCTCGGGACCATGCTGCTTGCGGCGCATAACAAGGACATTATCGGGACGACGTACAAGCATCCGGTGGTACTCACGGTGCTGGGATGGATAATGGTCGTATTGACGGCTTGGATGGGCTTCAAATCATTCGCAGGCATACTGAAACTCTTTGCATAA